DNA sequence from the Dreissena polymorpha isolate Duluth1 chromosome 3, UMN_Dpol_1.0, whole genome shotgun sequence genome:
catgactctcagatgaccccttttgattttcaggtcactccgtcaaaggtcaaggtcacagtgccaaaaaacgtattcacacaatggctaccactacaattgacagcccatatggggggcatgcatgttttacaaacagcccttgttcaaaatCGGGTTATAGCTTttttatcgcaagtttgaaaataaacacaacccattcaaaattataaccatatacaaattcaaaatgtacaataagaccttaaatgacctttacataacgccagcagacacgaatgAATTCATTCGAATATTTCGTAGGCTGATTCGAGAAAaatcctctgaactttggctacatcactgtgtctgtgcacagcgtaaaaGATGTAACACAGTTCAGTGTAAGGatttccggactactctctgaatgttcaaacgacacatagacacaaattgtggtCAAGTTAAAATtgcgcgttaaaatccatctcgaaGAATTTCGGAGTCTGTAATCGGTCACTATATCGTCAGACGAaaacataattgactatcgatataCACAGTTTTGCTTCCAAAGTGAGAAAAGAAACACTACTGAAATAGTACAGGGTCACGATAAGAGGGAAATCGTTTTattatctaaccacacatgtttgccgtactcggtcagcaagtCTGTGAATTGTTCCTGAACGCCCATAAAATGCTACCCTTATTTACCAGTTTGCGATATTCGCTATTTTGAATTCAGTTTCAAATCGAAAAGCATTgagctaaaatgtgccatttacaatgcgcgatgagatttttaaagacccgcgtaatgccaaaatgggtcattagccatatgcgcccatcatagctatagcccaccaAACCTGcgcatcttgcagtctggtcagaagatgCATAATTATACCATTAAACCTTGAATAATTTTATAACGGACAGCTTCGCCGATGAGCAGACTGCGCAAATACGCAGGcatgggcttgagctacgctggctgcaACGCCATaggaccaattttcgcatgacgcggctataaaagtgtgatttgaatgtgtcgaaataATACTGagagttaatcaaatattaacatacgatatatttcgattgtGAAGAAATTAACTCATGCGTTGAAGAtgcaaaattgttaaataaaaaaaacacaatagttaaacttttgttttcaacttaattacatgtatttagaaaCGTTTATTGTcaaacttaaagtgatattatgggcatctgtTTCTATCTCAACCGttctttatttttggtgttttcacttcatatacacttatatttgttaatgcagcatcaacatactaaaacaatatcccggaaagagaaaataatgcatttgaatatcaaccgtgctttcgtttgacaactaatcatgcatgtacgatgtgatgctaaatttagttttagtgcagattcgttcatacgacacaaagacacaattttgttttacggatcatttcggcttacaggactgggtgggtcacgtaagatatcgaatataaaatatatttttataaacaactggtagcaagatgagttgcagataattggtcagtaaccacattttatcTAACTCTCttgacctgtaaattcttttcagcttaattcaacagtgaaaaatgctcataatatcactttaaatttactttcatttcgtTTTCATTTTGATGGTAAAACATCACCAATAACaacttatatatataaattgttatatatatatatatatatatatatatatatatatatatatatatatatatatatatatatatatatatatatatatattataagtgtCAGTTTTGGTTTGCAAATTCCTTTCTCTCCTCAAAACGATCTAACCAATTATAATTTGCACTTAAAAATTCTGATCGTTGAATTGTGGATGTTGAAATACTGTCACTCATCTTCGCAAGCTTCGCTGCCTAAGAATGTCGAAACCGTTCCCGTAACGGCAGTGATTCCACTGAACACGCACGCCTGAGTTCCAAAGGCGAGTCCAGCCGCTCCGGCGCCATGTAACGCGGCAAATGCACTGCGGGATGAGACTGCAGCTCCCTTAAATGCTTTAGCCAAAGTTCCCCAAGGCATCGACGATTCTGACACGAATACATAAGTAAAAGGTAATTGCAGAACCGGACCGAATAGAACATAACATGCAACAAATGTCTATGCTTCAATTCAATTTAGTGAGCCATTgtgtaatttaattaaagaccgtAAGGGGTTTACTTTCGACACACTGGGGTGTATTTCGATTCCACGTGCCAGGTCTTATTATCCGCAATACATGACACCCATCCGGCTCGTATCCTTCGTAGCAATGCAGCACACATCTTGGTTTTTCTTTTGCGGTATTGACATACCAGTAGCCGTTGTCAGAGTGTCCCTTAGCTTTTTAAGGGAAAGGAAATAtaacttataataatatatatttttgttaaacttgtttttttacattaatgcAACGGTATAAAAACGTatatcaataaaaacataatGCAATTATGATAATACATTCGATGTTACGAAGGTTTTTAAGGTCATTTAAACTACACATTGTAAagtttttaaatgattattttcaccCTAGTAAGACTGACTATAATGATTAAATACATATATCAACAAAGAATACAACTGTATTCAGTTGTGTAAATATACCAGTATACAcgaatttgttttatataaaatacatatacatttttaggTACTATGATTGCAGTTGAAACAATAAAACGCAGTTGGTTATTCTACAAATTTGTACCTAGTTGGCCGAATCTTTTGATTTTTGCAGAAGATTCGTACCTGGACAATCCTCATGCGTAATTCCCTGCACTCCCGATAAGAACACAAACACAATAACTGCAGATAACATATTGCTGAACTTATGTTTTTGCCCAAatactttggaaataaattagcGAAAGTTTATCattatattaacacatttaatCGAATACAGGTACGGGTCATATGATGTCCCCACCGAGATAACGTTACACAGTTCGAAGTACAAAGTATTCACATGTATCGTGCTACTATTTAACATTTGCACAAACTGCGGCAGATGATATTTGTAATGATACTCTATGGATcatttctgttttgcaaaattCTTTGTAAGCTATTGAGTTGGTCATAAGTGATAGATTATCTTACGCAactaaatttcttaatttaataatcatacttcaaatattaatatataaactaTTAACTGATACTGACATTAAATGATCGCGTTAACAATTATTTATCCatgtaaagttttttttatgtattcaAAGTTGTAAAGTCAATCTTGTGCGGCCTCTTAACAATATACACCAATCAAGGATATACATGACAATAAGAAgtaaatttgtgaaatttatatccccacaaaaaaagtttgtttatgaATGGTTGCTAATCTCTTGATATACAGTTTTATcctaaaacaacataaataagtgtagggtaattgttttcaTGCATTGAAATTGTCCTTATTGATTTCTAAACACACTTGgagtttcatttttatgccccactttcgaagaagatggggtatatcgctttgcacatgtcggtcggtctgtcggtaggtccgtccaccagcagcagccaattgtataaatatggataactttaACCAATCCAAAAGATAACCTTTGGTTAACTTTATCCGTTTTTGGATATGTTATCCAACGTGGTTATCctattgtataaaaatgcaagTCGCATTGGATATCTTTATCCGATTTGGTTAAAGTTAGCCAAACATAAAAAAACCCACAATGCATATTTAATCTGGTTCCGGTCAAGACGGTttcgcggaaagtgtcatttcagacgacaacaaaatggctgaaacGCTTTCGCTTCGTAAAAAACGTCCAGTTAACTTTTCCCATGAGGAAACTGCTCTAATCCGTGAAGGTGTTATGAAATTTGACAAAGTTTTGACAAAGAAATTTTCAAGCGGCTCAACACCAGTCACCAAGAAAATTCAAGATGGGGCGTGGGCCGTAATAACGGAAAAAGTGAATTCCGTCGGTCGTGCGTGTCGCACGATTGACGACGTGAAAGGTATGCGAACgccaacattgatatttttcggcCATTCGTTAATATgagatatgtaaatatatgtatttattaatactTAACTGATGTATTTAGGTGTTAGTATTCCACATGCCGAAGTCGAAGAACAACGTCTGTGCGCATGTACTGTAATCATAGCGCCGTTTGAAACGCAATATGAATCCGTATACAATTTCTAGAGACTATTATATAGAGATTATGCATAATTACAAAAATTTATAGAGCTTATTGTCATTCCTTCAATTTCAGAAATGAACAATTAGCATTTTCCGTAAATATCTGACAAGTTTCAAATTGCGCGAGTGACTGATTGTAATATGTTGCCGAGATAGAATAAGACACAATTATGTAATCAGTAATtttattgtgtgttatttattgAGAAAAATATCGGAAAATGGTCTCGAAGGCCAGAGAGTCGCTTACGATGGAGCGAAAAAACGCCCGGCAGACGGGTGGCGGACAACCGATGAAAGCCGCAGACACGGTAACGATGTCAATCATTGAAACAATGAAGGAAACGCCGTCCTTCAGTGGGATTCCGGGTGCTTCTCAATCCGAAACCACCATTGGTATGTGACCACCCGCGtacttaattattaaaaaaaataactatattGATTATGAAAGCTCCACTGCAATTGTACctaatttataaatacaacacaATTAGATTATACCTAAATCATAAACCACTGAAAAGAATTACACTGTCGAGTGCGTAATTTTTCTGTGCCAGCTACATACATGTATCTAACTATTCTTACCTTTCATTCAATATATTCACATAATTCCATTTTAatccatacatatttttattctcGTTAGGTGCAGTGCGCAGCGCAACAGGATTTGTTGAGCTGCTCCAACTGGATGGTAATTAAAtccaatttattttatgctttccggttgtttatagagaaatatcagtgaattaaaactgataatttcactgtttcaaacaatgaaaattatcagtgaaaattatcgataattttcactgtttatgttaaatgacgtcatttttttgacgaaatgacgtcattttccaaGCGAAATTCTGTAGTTAAaccctttaacaatgtatataaactgtgaaaaaaaagcataaaataaaaagaaaatttgttgggttcggtggattatcgactttaattcactcgtgatcatataaaatatatattttcactcgtggctgcgccactcgtgaaaatattattttctatgatcactcgtgaattaaaatcgataatccaccgaatccaacaaatatcctctatttattttaatttcctttgcaagaaacaaaacacattcCATGTGCCTCCATGTCGCTTAAAAATCACACTGTCACTGATAAACATTACACGCTTCTATGCATAGAATTTTCTAGATTGTGTAGTCTTTTGGAAGAGTTCATTTTTTTCGTAGGTTATTTAATTGATACTAAAATAATCAATACTATGTACGCAAATGCCTTTAATGATTAGCGAGAAATTGGCATTATAATCGTACTATTAATATTCTTTCTTGCAAGTATGCTTATAATCTGAGAAATCATGCGTTTGTTTATAAAAGTGTTACATGCTCTTGTATGTGACATCTCCACGACTCCGACATTGGCGTAGGTCAGTTTGCCAAGGCAAATGAGGCTACTTAAGGGGAATACATAATATTgttacttttaataatatttaaatatatttataaatcatttttcggcgtaagctgcataagccagcttttcaccttagcctgacctttgtaagtgtccaataaaattccaataaaatttcccgcggctaggtacgaatgaatacacttcatttattccattggctgatttgagtataccaccagaacattggaaacatatccgcgtctttgtaacactgttttactgtatgaaacaattttatctcgaatgaaaaggcttaatagatagaacagttttacactcaattctcgacatcaatacagtttgtgcgtacaccttttattttcagagtattaccagcgcaagagcgtttatacttaaaaggctatgttctcatatttagtacttacttccttattcctgtcaacatgttaacatgtaaaagtataaagagcaatggaagcgaggcctcactttaaagcattgcatttcaacccgcgaggtatatcgggtcaattcgcggacattcagagtttatatacaggtcatcaccggagtttgcggccagtaaaataatcgttatataataaagacgctatccgtgaactaggtgacctggaattttcgtaagaccagaaatatgttaaatgaagatattcagcaatataattatggtatgtaaatactagattcttaatgtgttttcaacaatacaatgataaatattattgttgataaatttaacaataattattcgtccatattgcctaatgtactaaagtgatattatgagcatgtaacagtttataggtgtctatcgcaaccgttgattatttttgatgtttctacttcatatacacttatattaattaatgcagcatcatcatactaaaacaatataccagaaagagaaaaataatgcatttgaatatcaaccgtactttcgtttgacaactgatcatgcgtttacgagttgaacctaaatttagttttagtgcagatttgttcatacgacacaaagacacgaaattgttttacggatcatttcagcttacaggactgggtgggtcacgtaagaatatcgaatataaaatatatttttataaacaactggtagcaaggtgaaatgcagataattaatcagtaaccacattttaactaactattttgacctgttaattcttttcagctcaattcaacagtgcaaaatgcccataatatcactttaagcattagcacgatgataattgatactgttaataatcgaataaaatagcaatgcccgacaaaccactaaaacaggtttgttcgaagaacgcgcctataaatacggatacttctcgtgtggccggttgactcatatgtttaaatttcacttccattcttcttttggttttctgttttgtatctataggtttatgaccagcaatatgttataatgtaaaataagccgcgaaaactccccgtaacatcccgtactgcgtgtgatgcagctatgaactgcacagaaaaagacattcgctatacttgatctcattcattaaactatttacgccgtatatctgttttaaagatatttcttgttatatatatttcaatgatgttcatgtatttacattttagaCTTCCTCAACTTTGCTGACGATATTCGTCCATTCGACGATGATGAAACAGTAAATGGTAAGTTATAttgttacttttacttttttaaatacatgacttTGTAATAGCAACATGTCAAGGAAAGTTAGATAGCTTGTCATTAATGTTCACTTTCATCCAACAATGATAAGCAATTAATATGGAGCattaagaaaaacacacaaatgacattacataacaatttatcactcaataaatcaagtattatttatttattgttgtacatgcatcaaaacatggctttaacaatagtaataatttacttacacatttatacaaaacaaaatttaacattttgaaatcagtgattttgtttgcccaaaattacagcctcttacaaaATGTTTCCCAAATGCAAAAAGCTAAAAATAAAAGGTTGTTTCTTAACagcaaaaagtaactttttttccAATTGTTGATCCACAGTCACAATTTTTTATTGCACTGATTTGtttcaagctttaaaaaaaataagttgcacagcttgactaccaacttttgaaattgagttgcccaggccaaaatctacttgccccgggctcacggtcaaccactaatttccatccctgatgCAGTTATAAATAATTGATATACTGTTGCTCTTAATCATATTGACTATATATGTTTAGAAATATCACAGGAAATTATAAtaagttaatattgttttctaaattattaataaatgatttcatttttt
Encoded proteins:
- the LOC127871738 gene encoding uncharacterized protein LOC127871738, with the translated sequence MLSAVIVFVFLSGVQGITHEDCPAKGHSDNGYWYVNTAKEKPRCVLHCYEGYEPDGCHVLRIIRPGTWNRNTPQCVEKSSMPWGTLAKAFKGAAVSSRSAFAALHGAGAAGLAFGTQACVFSGITAVTGTVSTFLGSEACEDE